GCCCAGGTCTTCAACCAGGACTGGGCCGGCGCCAAGGAGAGCCTCAAGAAGGTCATCGATTCCAACTTCTACGCGCTGGTACCCGGCGAGCAGATCGCTGACCTCTTCCACGTGGCCGGCGACGGCTGCTCGGAGAAGGTGCTCGAGATGAACTACGTCTACAACGACAGCTTCGGCAAGTACGGCGCCGGCAAGTTCCACTACCAGCGCAACCAGGCCCTGTTCCTCCGTATGTTCAAGGCCTACCCGGATGTCCTCATCAAGGAAGAGGGCTGGGGCAACAACTGCGCTCCTACCAAGCCGTTCGTCGACGCGATGATGGCCCACGAGCCGAACTCCCTGCGCCGCAAGGCCTGGTTCGCCTCCTATGAGGAGATGCTGACCGACTACAGCTACACCAACTTCAAGGGCAAGAACGTCGACGCCAAGAGCGACGGCACCCCGATGACCCGCGAGGAGAAGCTGATGGACCCGAACCGCGGTCTCGACTTCAACAAGTATGACGAGCTCTACGCCAACTACGGCTACTTCTTCATGAAGTTCATGCCCCGCGCCTGCGACCTCATCCCCAACAACTCCACCGTGACCGAGGAGAACCGCATCGTCATGCGCTACGCGGAAGTCCTCCTCCTCTACGCCGAGGCCTGCGCCCAGAGCGGCAGCGACCTGGAAGACGGCCTGAAGTACCTCAACAAGGTGGCCGAGCGCGCCGGCGCCCCGACCTACGACGCCTGCACGATGGCCAACGTCAAGCAGGAGAAGTGGTTCGAGCTGGCCTGGGAAGGCACCCGCTTCCTCGACCTCGTCCGCTGGGGCGACGCCGCCGACAAGCTCGCCTTCCGCAGCAACGACGAGACGCCCTACCTCTTCGACGAGTTCTACGTGCACGGCACGAAGGGCAAGGAGATGAGCGGCAAGCCGCACAAGGCCAGGATCATCTTCAAGGACGACGGCTGGGCAGCGTCCGGCGGCGGCTTCCGCGCCGACAAGCACGGGCTCTACCCCTTCCCGTTCGACGTAATCGAACTGAATCCCTGGGACGAGGAGAAGGGCGTAGGCCTGAAGCAGAACCCCGGCTGGGAGTAATTCCCCGCGACAGAAACATTCTGTAATATTCCATATACTTCAATTCCTTTCGAGAAAGAGCCTCTTCTGCGGGGCTCTTTCTTTTTTTCATCAATTCCGTTCAAAAATGATTCACTTATTCGTTAAAGGGACGCATTAATCTGATTTTGAAACTCTTTTATTGATTTTTGAATGCCGCAAGCGCGCGATTCTCCTATTTTTGCCCATAGCAGATGCGACGCTGAAACTATTACCACCAATCCTATAATTAATCCTTAATTAAAACGCACATGCTAAAACATCTGATGAAGGTGGCAAGTATCGCCATGATACTTCTCACTTCGCTCGGAAGCTTCTCTGCTTCCGCCCAGAACCGAACCATCAGCGGCAAAGTCGTGGATACCGGAGGAGAACCGGTCATCGGCGCGGCCGTCACCGTGGTCGGCAACTCCCGAATCGGCGCAGCAACGGACCTCAACGGCGCATTCACGCTGTCCGTCCCGGCCGGATCCAACATTTCCGTCGAAAGCATCGGTTTCAAGACGCAGGTCTTCGCAATCGGCAACCAGACCCGCTTCGACATCGTCCTCGAAGAAGACGCTGAGATGCTCGAAGAGACCGTGGTCGTCGGTTACGGCGTGGTCAAGAAGAGCGACCTGACCGGTTCCGTGTCGTCCGTCCGCTCCGAATCCCTCCGTAACCAGTCCACCACCGACGCCGCAGCCGCCCTCCAGGGCCGCGCCTCCGGTGTCCGTGTCATCACCAACGGCGCCCCGGGCGAAGGAACCTCGATCCGCGTCCGCGGTATTTCTTCCCCGAGCTCCGGCCAGGGTCCGCTCTATGTAGTGGACGGCCTCGTGGTAAGCAGCATCCAGTATCTGGACCCGACCCTGATCGAGTCCATCGAGGTCCTGAAGGACGCCGCCTCCGCCGCCATCTACGGTTCCCAGGCGGGTAACGGCGTCATCCTCGTGACCACGAAGAGCGGCGCCGAGGGTAAGGCTTCCGTCACCTACACGGGACGGGCCGTCCTCCAGAGCTTCGGCAAGCACCCCATGATGAACCGTGCCGACCTGCTCAGATACCTCAACTATGAGTATGCGGACAACCCCGGTTACATCCAGAAAGAGCTCAATGATAAAGACAAAGTAGATCATGACTACCCCGGCGGCGTCATCGACCAGGATTGGATCGACGCCTATACGGAGCCGACATGGAGCCAGCAGCACGGCCTCAGCTTCTCCGGCGGCAACAAGAACGGTCACTTCTTCGCCGGCCTCAACTACGCCTACAACAACGGTGTCGTCCGTGGCGACAAGGATGTGCACGAGCGCATCTCCGCCCAGATCAACGCTGACTACCAGTTCTTCAAGTGGTTGAAATTCAGATCCAACACTTCCCTCGAAAGATGGTCTACCCGAAGCGTTTCCCAGCGCAAGTATTCCTCCTCCTTCGAGAGCATGCTCCTCATGGACCCGCTGACGCCGGTCTACAGGAAGACCCTCGACGATCTGCCCGATGACGACCGGCTTGTCTATGACAAGGTGCAGGCGGGCGATCCCAACTACCCGCCCTACCGCTTCCTCGGCGACGAGCACGGATTCTTCGCCAACACCGTATACTCCGATGTGGAAGGCAGCCCGCTCGCCAAACGCGACGGCACCGATTCTTACAACGGCGGCTTCAACGTCCGGGGCAACATGGCTGTCGACCTGACTCCCATCAAAGGCCTGACCTTCACCTCCCAGTTCGGCTACCACCTCGGCACCGGCGTCGAGCACAGCTACACCGCCCCGTACTATATCCGCCGCGGTTCGGCAGAGAAATACTCCATCTCCGCCAACTCCAGCCTGTCGTTCAACTACCAGTGGGAGAACTTCGCCAACTATCTCTTTAAGCTCGGCAAGCACAACTTCACCGCCATGGCCGGTTTCGGCTTCTACCGCCGCACTTCCGACAACGTGCGCAGCAGCTCAGAGGGTCTGGATATCCTCAAAGGCTATGAGCCTCCCTATCAGTTCATGGACTCTCTGAAGGACGACGCAGTCGTGGTCGCCAAGAACGCTCCGAGCTCCAGCACGAACATCGCCTACTATGGCCGACTGATCTGGAACTACGACGACCGCTACAACGTGCAGGTCAACTTCCGTGCGGATGCCTATGACACCGCCACGCTCCCGGCATACGCCCGCTGGGGTTACTTCCCTTCCTTCTCCGCAGGCTGGACCATCAGCAACGAGCGCTTCTTCAAGGAGAACATCTCCCGCGACGCCATTTCCTACTTGAAATTCCGCGGCAGCTGGGGACACAACGGTAACATCAAGAACATCCAGGACTCGTACAAATACGCGACCGTCATTTCCCATGGCAACGGTTGGTATCAGTACGGTGTGGACGAGATCGGCTCCACCTTCGGTTCCTCTCCGAAGCTCGACGGCGGCCTTCCGAACCCGAAACTCCGCTGGGAAGTCTCCGAGCAGCTTGACCTCGGTATCGTCGCCCGCTTCCTCAACAACCGCCTGACCTTCGAAGGCGCCTACTACAACAAACTGACGAAGGACATGCTCTTCAGGACCAACATCCCGCCCGAGCTGGGTGCCGGCACCACCACCATCAACGGCGGTCTCGTGCGCAACCGCGGTATGGAATTCGATTTCGGTTGGAAAGACCACATCGGCGACTTCAACTACAGCATCAACGCCAACCTTACCTACAACTGGAACAAGGTCCTCAAGTGGACCGGGCGCGAGGAGGACAACCCCGCCAGCGGTACCAACTTCCGCGTCCGTACGGCTAAAGAAGAGGGCTACCCGCTCCACTATATCCTGGGCTTCGTCTATGGCGGCATCGCCGAAGAGATCATCTATGCCAAAGACCGGGAGGGCAAGTTCCTCGTGGACGACAAGGGCGAGAAGATTATCCTGTTCTACCCGGATGACCCCATCTTCCAGGATACGAACTACGACGGCAAGATCACTGACAACGATATGACCTTCATCGGTCAGGGTTACGCTCCGTTGACCTACGGTATCACGATCAACTGCAGCTGGAAGGGCCTCGACTTCACCATGGTCGGTTCCGGCGCCGGCGGAAACCTCGTCATGCCGGTCCTCCACCGCACCGGTATCAAGAACTCCATGAAGGTCTACCTGGACAACGCCCGCACGCCGGAGAACCCCAACGGCTACATGCCGCACCCGGTCAAGACGGAAGCTGCCGACCACCCGTTCTGGTCCTCCTCGGGCAACCTCTTCAAGGGCGATTTCTTCCGCATCAAGCAGCTGCAGCTCGGTTACACCCTGCCTTCCAACCTGACGAAGAAGGCGGCGATCAGCAGCCTCCGCTTCTACGTGTCGCTCGACGACTTCTTCACCATCACCAGCTATCCGGGTCTCGACCCCGAAACGGCCTCTGTCAACAACAGCTCCGGCGCCGGTATCGACTGGGGTTCCTACCCGACGATGCAGAAGATGATCCTGGGTATCAACCTTACCTTCTAACCCAATGTACCACACAATGAAAAAGATTCTTATCCCCATACTTTTCTGCGCCGCGCTATTTGCAGTTTCCTGCTCGCAGGCGCTTGAGAATCCCCAGAAGGGTGTCTCCAGCCAGGACGACTTCTACAAGTCCGACGCTGACGCCAAGGCTGCGCGGGCGGACATGTATGTCAACTTCGTTGGCAGCGTGGCAGGCACGGCCGGTATCTACAATCCGGAACTGATGATCCTCAACTATTCGGCCGACGACATCCTCGCCGCCGGCGGCAACAGCGAAGACCACGGCGACTTCCGTATCTTCTGCGAATTCCGCTACGACGCCGCGGCGGGTGCGCTCAAGAATTTCTACAACAACTACGTCACGGCCATCTTCCACGCCAACCTGATCATCTCCAACTTCACCACCCAGAACCGCAATGGAACCGTGCCCAAGTGGACCAGCAAGTTCACGGAGCAGTGCGTGGCCGAAGCCCGCGTGATGCGCGCCTACTGCCACCTGATGATGGCCCTCTCCTGGAACTGCCCGAACATCGTCGACCGCCTGCTGGAGGCCGATGAGCTTCCCCGCCAGGCGACCAGCCAGTCCGAGGTGCTCGAATGGGTCATCGAAGAGTGCGAGAAGGCTATTGAGTGCGACCGGCTGCCCATCCGCGAGGACATCTCCGACAAGAACAGCACCGCCATCATGACCCGCGGTTTCGCCCAGTTCGTGGCCGGCAAGGCCGCCGTGTTCAACAACGACATGGCCACCGCCCGCAAGTATCTCGGCGCCCTGATCAGCGAAGGCAAGTACAAGCTGGTCAAGCCCGAAGATTTCTGGACCAACTTCCACCGCGCCGGCGACGGCAACGAGGAGACCATCTTCGAGCCGAACTTCATCGAGGACCCTGCCTTCACGAGCAGCGGTTTCACCGCCATGATCCGCGGCCGTTGGATGGTTGCCAACACCCTCTGCTGGCGTACGAGCAACCTCGCCTCCATGCCGACCGTCTGCGAGAAGATCTCCACTTCCGGCGGTGGCTGGAACGGTGGCGCCGTCCAGGAAGACTTCGCCAAGAAGTTCGTCGAGCATGACGGCAATTCCCCGCGCCGCCGCGCCTGCTTCCTCACCGAGGAGGAATTCCTCTATGAGATGGACTGGAGCGGTTCCACCGTCAACAACGGCACGCCTGCCGAGAAGGAAGCCGATCCCAAACGCGGCATCAGCAGCTCCAACGGCATCTACAGCCACGGACCGTACTTCGAGTGGAAGCACATGGTCTACCACTTCGTGCCGAAGATCCTCGCCGGTGACAAGGAGTATCCCGCCGACAACATCAACGACCTGGGTTCCAACTCCAACCAGACCAACTTCGGTGTTGCCCGCTATGCTGAGGCCCTCCTGCTCTACGCCGAGGCCTGCATCGGTTCCGCCGACGAGCAGAAAGGCCTGGACGCCCTCCACGAGGTCCAGGTGCGCTCCGGCTCCGGCAAGATCAGCGACAAGCTCACCTTCGACGACGTGATGGAGGAGAAGCAGTATGAGATGTGGTTCGAGAACTGCCGCTTCCACGACCTCGTCCGCTGGAGCAAGACGCATCCCGACAAGGTCAACCTGGACCAGATCTTCAACAAGTCCGGCATCCATGAGCGCATCCCGACCGTCTACGACGCCTTCTTCACCAAGGGAGAGGCCAAGCACCGCTTCTACACCGAGTACACCAAGGCGCACTACAACAACTTCCAGGTCGGTCTGCACGAATACTTCCCGTTCCCGCGCGACATCATGGGCGCGAATCCGAACCTCAAGAATGTTTTGGGCTGGGCTGAGTAAGACCTGCATCCGAAACGATACAAGCCGATTGTTCGCTTAAATACGAATGATTTTGATTAGTGGGTGGGAGGCGCCGTGAGGGCGCCTCCCTTTTTTGTGTCTGTCCGGGAAAATAACGGGAAATCCTAGCGGGCTTCGAGCGCCTGCATGTAGTAATACCAGTAGGTATTCCTGTACTTGCCGGGGGCGCGGCCGAAACGGTTCATCCGGTCCACGGTGGCGGCGTCCACCCCGTAGCGGGCAAGTTCCGCCTCCGACAGCCGGTCATGCTGGCTGAGCCAGATCAGGACGGCTTCGTGGTAGATGCGCGCCGGGATCATGTCCGGCGCGTAGTCCTGCATGAATTCTTCGAGGTCATAGCGCAGCAGGTCGAAGCAGAGCAGGTAGTTGCGCGCGACCCGGTTGGAGGGGTTGACCTCCAGCAGCGACAGCAGGACGGAGCGGGGCACGTCCGAATGGTGGACGAAGTCCGTCCGGACCAGGTTCGCCCGGGCGGCGTCCAGCTCCGCGCGCGTGGCGGCGTCCTGGCGACCGGGCATCATGCTGCGGGCCCATTTGCCATAGAAGAGCGTCTTGCTGAGCAGGTCGAGGTATTTCTGCGCGGCGGCTTCCTCGCCCGAGATCAGGTTCACGCGCGCCAGGCGCACGAGATAGCGCGCGCCGGTGTGCTTTGGCGAGGCCTGCAGCGACGTGATGGCGCTCTGTTCGGCCACCGTCATGTCCCCGACGTGGAACCACGCCTCGCCGGCCAGGCCGTTGGTGAACACGGTCTGGTCGCCGGAGACCTGGAAGAGCAGGGTCCAGTGGTGGTCCTGCGAATGGTTGAAGAGGGCTTCGCCCAGGTCGCCCTTCATCGCGTGCGCGAGGTTGTAGCAGTAGCTCGCCTCCCGCATGTGGAGGTCCTTCCGCGACAGTTTCAGGACCTTGTCCCAATGCTCCCGCGCCGTCTCGTCGTCGAGGCCGATCACGCGGTCGTATTCGATCCGCGGCACGCTCCAGGGCTTGCCGTAGTGGTGGTGGAAGGGCGCGCCGAGCGTCCAGACGCCCGCGGCGAGGAGCGCCGCGGCGGCGACGGGCCGCAGCCAGGCGCGCCGCAGCTGCAGCGCCAGCAGGATGAGGGACAGGTAGGCCAGCATCACGACCGTGTAGCGGGTGATGTAGAGGTTGCCGGTCTCGCGGAAGAAAGACCAGACATAGAAGGCCGCGGCGATGCCGAGCGAGGGCCAGCGGCCCAGGAATTTGCGGGAGATCTTATAAACGACGGCGCCGATCCCCGTCAGCAACAGCGCCACGAAGAGCGGACCCGCGACGGGCAGGTGGAAGAACTGCTCCAGGAAGTCGCTGGCCAGGCGCGCCAGCCAGCCGTCTCCCCGGTAGGTCTGGAAGATATAATCCCAGTCGTAGACGAACAGCGTCATCTGCTCCCGGCGGACCAGATGGTAGGGGTATGCGAATTGGAAAAAGCAGAATGCGGCCAGGAAAGCCAGGGCGGCCGCCCAACGGCCGGGGAAGGATTCTGTGCGCTTTTTGTTCTGACGTGCCATATCGTTATGCGTAATACAAATATGCGAAAAAATATCGTATATTCGCGATACTATGATGAAAGCGATGACCCTTCCCGCATCGGCCGACGGCCTGTCGCTCGCGATGCTTGTCAGCGTCCCGGAACAAGCGCCCCGGGGCATCGTCCAGCTCGTGCACGGGATGTGCGAGCACAAGGAGCGCTATATTCCCTTCATGGAATGGCTGACGGCCCACGGCTACGTCTGCGTCATCCACGACCAGCGCGGCCACGGCGCGTCCGTCAGGAGCGCCGACGACCTCGGCTACCTCTACGACGGCGGCTGGCAGGCGCTGGTGGAGGACGTCCGCGTGGTGTCCGACTGGATCCGGGAGCAGTGGCCCGGGCTGGACTATACGCTCTTCGGCCACAGTATGGGCTCGATGGTCGTCCGCTCGTTCGCCAAGCGCTACGACGACCGGCTGGACCGCCTCTTCGTGTGCGGCTGCCCGGCCGACAATCCCGCCAAGGGCGCCGGCAGGGCGCTGGCATGGCTGTTCGGCCTGCTGCGCGGCTGGCACTATCGCCCCAAGTTGCTGCAGATGATGTCTTTCGGCACGTTCAACAAGCCTTTCGCGCACGAGGGCTGGCCCGCCGCATGGGTCTGCTCGGACCCCGCCACGCTGGAGGCCTACCACAACGACCCGCTCTGCGCCTACCGCTTCACGGCCAACGGTTTCTACGGCCTGCTGGGCCTGATGCAGGACTGCTATTCCGCCAAGGGCTGGAAGGTATCCCGCCCGCAGCTGCCGGTGCACTTCATCTCGGGCGCCGAAGATCCCTGCCGGACCTCCGACGCCGCCCTCGGCAAGGCCGTGACGCTGATGCGCCGGATCGGCTACGCCAATGCCGACCTGACGCTCTATCCGCACATGCGGCACGAAATCCTCAACGAGACCGACCGCCAGCAGGTCTGGCACGACATCCTGGCCCAAATCGAACAGCGATGACCGATCCGGACGAGCGTTACATGCGGGAGGCCCTGCGCGAGGCGCAGGCCGCCGGAGCCGAGGATGAAGTGCCCATCGGCGCCGTGGTCGTGTGCCGCGGGCGCGTGATCGCGCGCGGGCATAACATGACCGAGCGCCTGCACGACCCCACGGCCCATGCCGAGATGATCGCGCTGACCGCCGCCACGGAAGCGCTGGGCGGCAAATACCTGGACGACTGCACGTTGTATGTGACCGTGGAGCCCTGCCCGATGTGCGCGGCGGCGCTCTGCTGGGCGCAGCTCGGCCGCCTCGTCTGGGGCGCCGGCGACGAGCGCCGCGGCTACACCCGCTTCACCCCTTCCCTGCTGCATCCGCGCACGGAAGTCGCCTCCGGCCTGCTCGCCGACGAATGCGGCGGCCTGGTGAAAGATTATTTCAAAAGCAAACGATAATTTGCTATCTTTGCACCCGGAATTGAGGTATGGTGTAATGGTAGCACTACAGATTTTGGTTCTGTCTGCCCAGGTTCGAATCCTGGTACCTCAACCACAAAAAAAGCTGGCCCCGAAAGGCCAGCTTTTTTCGTTCTAGTTGATTGCGATGCATTCCATCTCGATGAGCCAGGTGGGGCGGCAGACCGGGCCGCGGACGATGACGTAGGGCGTCGTGCCGAGCAGCTCCGCGATGCGGTCCTTCACCAGCGGATAATCCTCCGGGCGACGCAGGTAGACGATCGCCATCTTGAGGTCGGAGAAGGTCGCGCCGGACTCCTCCAGCAGCTTGCCCACGTTCTCGATCATCCGTTCCGTCTGCTTGACGACGTCGCCGACGTGCAGCACCTCCCCGCGGTTGTCGATGGAGGCCGTGCCGGAAATGATCGCATGCGCGGCGCCGCTGTATTCCACGCGGACGCCCCGCTCGAAGGTGACGCCGTAGATGCTCGTCGGGCTCAGGTGCGTGGGCGCATAGAGATAGCGCTGCGCGCCCTCCGGGAGGCCTTCGACCGCATACGCGTCCAGTTGCACCAGGGCGGCCGGGTCGACCGGCGAGCCGTTGATGCCCGTGCTGGCGATGTAGTGCGTCTGCGGGGTGAGCCCCTGGGTCTCGAAGATCTCGCGGCGGGACTTCACCAGGCCGGCGTAGTTGTCGTCGATGTCGCGGACGAAGAACCACGTGCGGATGCACTGCTCCGGCAGGTTCAGGCCCCTGGAGGCCAGGAAACCGATATAATCGTGCAGGATGCGCTCCGTCTGGGCATAGGAATCCGGACCTGCGGCGATGCCGTCGCCGGTCCAGTAGTGCCGCAGGCCGTCCGCCTCGACGACGGTCAGGCCCGCCGTACGCTGCACTTTCGCGCCGCGCACCAGATAGAGCCACACGGCCGCCCCGCTCCCGTCGAGCGGCGCCTGGCCGATATGCGAGACCGCGCCGGTCTCCGGCCGGATCGCTTCCGGCCGGAGGGCGCAGTCATTCAGGAAGTAGCGTTTGAAAACAGGTTCCCAGCCGCTGTTCGCGGCCAGGAATGCTGCTTCGGCGTCATACAGTTCCGCCAGTGTGGATGCTGAGAGGATCCTGTGCAGTTCCTCCATTACAGCGTCCGTTTGATTTCAACAATCTGGAAGCCCTCGATCATGTCGCCTTCCTTGATGTCGTTGTAGCCCGCGATGGACATACCGCACTCCTTGCCGGAGACGACCTCCTTGACGGTGTCCTTGCCGATCTGCAGGGAACCGAGCTCGCCGGTATAGATCACGATGCCGTCACGGATGAGGCGGACCTTGGACTTCTGGACCATCTTGCCGTCGCGCATGATACAGCCGGCGATGGTGCCGACCTTGCTGATGCGGAAGGTCTGCTTGACCTCGGCGGTGGCGATGACCTCCTCCTTCTTCTCCGGCTCGAGCATACCCTCGATACCGTCCTTGACTTCATTGATACAGTCGTAGATGACGGAGTAGAGGCGGATTTCGATGCCTTCGCGGTCGGCGGCCTTGCGGGCTTCCGGCGTAGGACGCACCTGGAAGCCGACGATCACGGCGTCGGAGGCCTCGGCCAGCAGGACGTCGGACTCGGAGATGCCGCCCACGGCCTTGTGGATGACGTTCACCTTCACCTCCTCGGTGGAGAGCTTGATGAGGGAGTCGGACAGGGCCTCCACGGAACCGTCCACATCGCCCTTGACGATGATGTTGAGCTCCTTGAAGTTACCGATGGCGATGCGCCGGCCGATCTCCTCGAGGGTCATGTGCTTCTGGGTCTTGATGCCCTGGATGCGGAGCAGCTGCTCGCGCTTGGTGGCGATGTTCTTGGCCTCGCGTTCGTCGGCCATCACGTTGAACTTCTCGCCCGCGGCGGGCGCGCCGTTCAGGCCGAGCACGGACACCGGCGTCGAAGGGCCGGCCTCGGTGATCTTCTGGCCACGCTCGTTGAACATCGACTTGACGCGGCCGTAGTAGCTGCCGCACAGCACCACGTCGCCCGGACGGAGGGTTCCCTCCTGCACGAGCACGGTGGCGAGGTAGCCGCGGCCCTTGTCGAGCGAAGACTCGATCACGGCGCCCACGGCCTTCTTGTTCGGATTGGCCTTGAGCTCGAGCAGGTCGGTCTCGAGAAGCACCTTCTCCAGGAGCTTGTCGACGTTGATGCCCTGCTTGGCGGAGATCTCCTGGCACTGGTATTTGCCACCCCAGTCCTCCACGAGGATGTTCATCTCGGAGAGCTGGCGGCGGATGGTGTCGGGGTTGGCGCCCGGCTTGTCGATCTTGTTGATGGCGAACACCATCGGGACGTTGGCGGCCTGGGCGTGGTTGATGGCCTCGATGGTCTGCGGCATCACGGCGTCGTCGGCCGCCACGATGATGATCGCGAGGTCGGTGAGCTGGGCGCCGCGGGCACGCATGGCGGTGAACGCCTCGTGGCCAGGGGTATCCAGGAAGGTGATGCGCCGGCCGTCGGGCAGCTTGACGTTGTAGGCGCCGATGTGCTGCGTGATGCCGCCCGCCTCACCGGCGATGACGTTGGACTTGCGGATGTAGTCGAGCAGGGAGGTCTTGCCGTGGTCGACGTGGCCCATCACGGTGATGATCGGCGGACGCGGCTGCAGGTCCTCGGGCTTGTCGGCCTCCTCGTTGCTGCTGATCTCCTCGGAGATCTCGGCGGTGACGAACTCGACCTGGTAGCCGAACTCCTCGGCCACGAGCACGAGGGTCTCGGCGTCGAGACGCTG
This Bacteroidales bacterium WCE2004 DNA region includes the following protein-coding sequences:
- a CDS encoding Starch-binding associating with outer membrane: MKKNIILGFSAALALFSVTSCNQDLLNIQQKGVIAYEDFYQTDDDAKSALTAVYAEFINTFNNSGGVNNPSWNVVANACGDELYWGGGKKNGSSEGAQDMNEFRNTYNSTIKHIKTIYKQLYTLIYKCNLVIDNFYGENGELLGNSDTKKQCVAEARVIRAWAHFILASYWGTPPLVDHVLPGDACPTNCDHQVLMDWVIKEYKAAIPDLAPVQGNKKTTDSYRINPLNAYALLGKAQVFNQDWAGAKESLKKVIDSNFYALVPGEQIADLFHVAGDGCSEKVLEMNYVYNDSFGKYGAGKFHYQRNQALFLRMFKAYPDVLIKEEGWGNNCAPTKPFVDAMMAHEPNSLRRKAWFASYEEMLTDYSYTNFKGKNVDAKSDGTPMTREEKLMDPNRGLDFNKYDELYANYGYFFMKFMPRACDLIPNNSTVTEENRIVMRYAEVLLLYAEACAQSGSDLEDGLKYLNKVAERAGAPTYDACTMANVKQEKWFELAWEGTRFLDLVRWGDAADKLAFRSNDETPYLFDEFYVHGTKGKEMSGKPHKARIIFKDDGWAASGGGFRADKHGLYPFPFDVIELNPWDEEKGVGLKQNPGWE
- a CDS encoding TonB-linked outer membrane protein, SusC/RagA family, translating into MKVASIAMILLTSLGSFSASAQNRTISGKVVDTGGEPVIGAAVTVVGNSRIGAATDLNGAFTLSVPAGSNISVESIGFKTQVFAIGNQTRFDIVLEEDAEMLEETVVVGYGVVKKSDLTGSVSSVRSESLRNQSTTDAAAALQGRASGVRVITNGAPGEGTSIRVRGISSPSSGQGPLYVVDGLVVSSIQYLDPTLIESIEVLKDAASAAIYGSQAGNGVILVTTKSGAEGKASVTYTGRAVLQSFGKHPMMNRADLLRYLNYEYADNPGYIQKELNDKDKVDHDYPGGVIDQDWIDAYTEPTWSQQHGLSFSGGNKNGHFFAGLNYAYNNGVVRGDKDVHERISAQINADYQFFKWLKFRSNTSLERWSTRSVSQRKYSSSFESMLLMDPLTPVYRKTLDDLPDDDRLVYDKVQAGDPNYPPYRFLGDEHGFFANTVYSDVEGSPLAKRDGTDSYNGGFNVRGNMAVDLTPIKGLTFTSQFGYHLGTGVEHSYTAPYYIRRGSAEKYSISANSSLSFNYQWENFANYLFKLGKHNFTAMAGFGFYRRTSDNVRSSSEGLDILKGYEPPYQFMDSLKDDAVVVAKNAPSSSTNIAYYGRLIWNYDDRYNVQVNFRADAYDTATLPAYARWGYFPSFSAGWTISNERFFKENISRDAISYLKFRGSWGHNGNIKNIQDSYKYATVISHGNGWYQYGVDEIGSTFGSSPKLDGGLPNPKLRWEVSEQLDLGIVARFLNNRLTFEGAYYNKLTKDMLFRTNIPPELGAGTTTINGGLVRNRGMEFDFGWKDHIGDFNYSINANLTYNWNKVLKWTGREEDNPASGTNFRVRTAKEEGYPLHYILGFVYGGIAEEIIYAKDREGKFLVDDKGEKIILFYPDDPIFQDTNYDGKITDNDMTFIGQGYAPLTYGITINCSWKGLDFTMVGSGAGGNLVMPVLHRTGIKNSMKVYLDNARTPENPNGYMPHPVKTEAADHPFWSSSGNLFKGDFFRIKQLQLGYTLPSNLTKKAAISSLRFYVSLDDFFTITSYPGLDPETASVNNSSGAGIDWGSYPTMQKMILGINLTF
- a CDS encoding Starch-binding associating with outer membrane, translated to MYHTMKKILIPILFCAALFAVSCSQALENPQKGVSSQDDFYKSDADAKAARADMYVNFVGSVAGTAGIYNPELMILNYSADDILAAGGNSEDHGDFRIFCEFRYDAAAGALKNFYNNYVTAIFHANLIISNFTTQNRNGTVPKWTSKFTEQCVAEARVMRAYCHLMMALSWNCPNIVDRLLEADELPRQATSQSEVLEWVIEECEKAIECDRLPIREDISDKNSTAIMTRGFAQFVAGKAAVFNNDMATARKYLGALISEGKYKLVKPEDFWTNFHRAGDGNEETIFEPNFIEDPAFTSSGFTAMIRGRWMVANTLCWRTSNLASMPTVCEKISTSGGGWNGGAVQEDFAKKFVEHDGNSPRRRACFLTEEEFLYEMDWSGSTVNNGTPAEKEADPKRGISSSNGIYSHGPYFEWKHMVYHFVPKILAGDKEYPADNINDLGSNSNQTNFGVARYAEALLLYAEACIGSADEQKGLDALHEVQVRSGSGKISDKLTFDDVMEEKQYEMWFENCRFHDLVRWSKTHPDKVNLDQIFNKSGIHERIPTVYDAFFTKGEAKHRFYTEYTKAHYNNFQVGLHEYFPFPRDIMGANPNLKNVLGWAE
- a CDS encoding Lysophospholipase, alpha-beta hydrolase superfamily; amino-acid sequence: MMKAMTLPASADGLSLAMLVSVPEQAPRGIVQLVHGMCEHKERYIPFMEWLTAHGYVCVIHDQRGHGASVRSADDLGYLYDGGWQALVEDVRVVSDWIREQWPGLDYTLFGHSMGSMVVRSFAKRYDDRLDRLFVCGCPADNPAKGAGRALAWLFGLLRGWHYRPKLLQMMSFGTFNKPFAHEGWPAAWVCSDPATLEAYHNDPLCAYRFTANGFYGLLGLMQDCYSAKGWKVSRPQLPVHFISGAEDPCRTSDAALGKAVTLMRRIGYANADLTLYPHMRHEILNETDRQQVWHDILAQIEQR
- a CDS encoding tRNA(adenine34) deaminase encodes the protein MTDPDERYMREALREAQAAGAEDEVPIGAVVVCRGRVIARGHNMTERLHDPTAHAEMIALTAATEALGGKYLDDCTLYVTVEPCPMCAAALCWAQLGRLVWGAGDERRGYTRFTPSLLHPRTEVASGLLADECGGLVKDYFKSKR
- a CDS encoding Enamine deaminase RidA, house cleaning of reactive enamine intermediates, YjgF/YER057c/UK114 family; the protein is MEELHRILSASTLAELYDAEAAFLAANSGWEPVFKRYFLNDCALRPEAIRPETGAVSHIGQAPLDGSGAAVWLYLVRGAKVQRTAGLTVVEADGLRHYWTGDGIAAGPDSYAQTERILHDYIGFLASRGLNLPEQCIRTWFFVRDIDDNYAGLVKSRREIFETQGLTPQTHYIASTGINGSPVDPAALVQLDAYAVEGLPEGAQRYLYAPTHLSPTSIYGVTFERGVRVEYSGAAHAIISGTASIDNRGEVLHVGDVVKQTERMIENVGKLLEESGATFSDLKMAIVYLRRPEDYPLVKDRIAELLGTTPYVIVRGPVCRPTWLIEMECIAIN